A genomic segment from Parolsenella catena encodes:
- a CDS encoding YceD family protein, whose product MDPIIISVDERLAGAGSVLPVAGHIDDDSYSVGDHDFRLPGGIDYDLVLTNAGEGILASGIVRAHVLGTCDRCLEDAEFDIASEVDEYFLFEAPAEEDLSDDEDEVDFSLVGEDHTIDLAEPIMAAIVMETPFVVLCREDCKGLCPHCGANLNEGDCGCAEKMASVDAATGPFAALAGLRLDGEDGDSAQD is encoded by the coding sequence ATGGATCCCATCATCATCTCCGTCGACGAGCGGCTCGCGGGCGCCGGCTCCGTGCTGCCCGTCGCCGGCCACATCGACGACGACTCCTACTCGGTGGGAGACCACGACTTCCGTCTGCCCGGCGGCATCGACTACGACCTCGTGCTCACCAACGCCGGGGAGGGCATCCTCGCCTCGGGCATCGTGCGCGCGCACGTGCTCGGTACGTGCGACCGCTGCCTCGAGGACGCCGAGTTCGATATCGCCTCCGAGGTGGACGAGTACTTCCTGTTCGAGGCCCCGGCCGAGGAGGATCTCTCGGACGACGAGGACGAGGTGGACTTCTCCCTGGTGGGCGAGGACCACACGATCGACCTCGCCGAGCCCATCATGGCTGCCATCGTCATGGAGACCCCGTTCGTCGTGCTGTGCCGCGAGGACTGCAAGGGACTCTGCCCGCACTGCGGCGCCAACCTCAACGAGGGTGACTGCGGCTGTGCCGAGAAGATGGCCTCCGTCGATGCGGCAACGGGCCCGTTCGCGGCCCTCGCGGGGCTTCGCCTTGATGGCGAGGACGGAGACTCTGCGCAGGATTAG
- the rpmF gene encoding 50S ribosomal protein L32 yields MAVPKQKKGRGATHTRRSANSKLDMPARSTCPQCGAVKLPHRVCPSCGYYKGREVIVTE; encoded by the coding sequence ATGGCAGTACCCAAGCAGAAGAAGGGCCGCGGCGCGACCCACACCCGTCGCTCGGCCAACAGCAAGCTCGACATGCCGGCTCGTTCCACGTGCCCGCAGTGCGGCGCTGTGAAGCTCCCGCACCGCGTGTGCCCGAGCTGTGGCTACTACAAGGGCCGCGAGGTCATCGTCACCGAGTAG
- the plsX gene encoding phosphate acyltransferase PlsX — protein MVRVVVDAMGGDEPPEVVLEGIARALEADADLEVIVAGNEEVVVPFCAKHARAEALVTTECIEMGEHPTQAVRRKKDSSIVRGCRAVRAGEADAFFSAGSTGAILAAGTLVVGRTKGVSRAALACAMPGIDGHMTTFLDMGANADCTTDMIVQFARMGQAYSQVVLGVENPTVGLLNNGTEETKGSESALERHKALAEAAGVNFAGNCEGRDILTGSLDVIVTDGYTGNVAVKTVEGTAKFIVSALKAEAARSKRVAVGALMVKPALKGVAKLLSGDAYGGAALLGLKAPVLVGHGATNPEAIMNGTLAAARCVREDLCAKLAQAMSASQA, from the coding sequence ATGGTTCGCGTTGTGGTTGACGCCATGGGCGGAGACGAGCCGCCAGAGGTCGTGCTCGAGGGCATCGCCCGGGCGCTCGAGGCGGATGCCGACCTCGAGGTCATCGTCGCCGGCAACGAGGAGGTCGTCGTTCCCTTTTGCGCCAAGCACGCGCGTGCCGAGGCTCTCGTGACCACCGAGTGCATCGAGATGGGCGAGCACCCCACCCAGGCCGTGCGCCGCAAGAAGGACTCCTCCATCGTGCGGGGCTGCCGTGCCGTGCGCGCCGGCGAGGCAGACGCGTTCTTCTCGGCGGGCTCCACCGGCGCCATCCTCGCGGCCGGAACGCTTGTCGTCGGACGCACCAAGGGCGTCTCGCGCGCGGCGCTCGCTTGCGCCATGCCGGGCATCGACGGCCACATGACGACCTTCCTTGACATGGGCGCCAACGCAGACTGCACCACGGACATGATCGTGCAGTTTGCCCGTATGGGACAGGCCTACTCCCAGGTCGTCCTTGGCGTCGAGAACCCAACCGTTGGCCTTCTCAACAACGGCACCGAGGAGACGAAGGGCTCGGAGTCCGCGCTCGAGCGCCACAAGGCGCTCGCCGAGGCCGCGGGCGTAAACTTCGCCGGCAACTGCGAGGGACGAGACATCCTCACGGGCTCGCTCGACGTCATCGTGACGGACGGCTACACGGGCAACGTCGCCGTGAAGACCGTGGAGGGCACGGCCAAGTTCATCGTCTCCGCGCTCAAGGCCGAGGCCGCAAGGAGCAAGCGCGTGGCCGTGGGCGCCCTCATGGTCAAGCCCGCCCTCAAGGGCGTGGCCAAGCTCCTGAGCGGCGACGCCTACGGCGGCGCGGCGCTTCTCGGCCTCAAGGCGCCTGTTCTCGTGGGACACGGCGCCACGAACCCCGAGGCGATCATGAACGGCACCCTCGCGGCGGCCCGCTGCGTGCGCGAGGATCTCTGCGCCAAGCTGGCCCAGGCTATGTCCGCCTCCCAGGCGTAG
- the rnc gene encoding ribonuclease III yields MPQSAAAERIEHIERICNHTFANRELITAAITHPSAVEHLPVSASYERLEFLGDSILGAIVATDLFERFRDMDEGKLTRLKISLVSGKTLSRVSEELGIGECIVFGESEKGTGARGLHAALENVYESVVGALYLDGGYDVTHEFVSRTLGPHMVPELAERPVSPKSRLQEITQREMRCAPEYRLEDEQGPAHSPTFTSVVLVEGRRVGRGVGSSKKEAESVAAADAIARLAEEGVNCS; encoded by the coding sequence ATGCCCCAAAGCGCCGCCGCAGAGCGGATTGAACACATAGAGCGGATCTGCAACCACACGTTCGCCAACCGCGAGCTCATCACGGCTGCCATCACGCACCCAAGCGCCGTCGAGCACCTGCCCGTCTCGGCCTCATACGAGCGCCTCGAGTTCCTTGGCGACTCGATCCTGGGCGCCATCGTGGCAACCGACCTGTTCGAGCGCTTCCGCGACATGGACGAGGGCAAGCTCACGCGCCTCAAGATCTCGCTCGTCTCGGGCAAGACGCTCTCCCGGGTGTCCGAGGAGCTTGGCATCGGCGAGTGCATCGTGTTCGGCGAGTCCGAGAAGGGCACGGGCGCCCGAGGGCTCCACGCGGCGCTGGAGAACGTCTACGAGTCGGTTGTGGGGGCCCTGTACCTCGACGGTGGCTATGACGTCACGCACGAGTTCGTCTCGCGCACGCTCGGCCCCCACATGGTGCCCGAGCTCGCGGAGCGCCCCGTGAGCCCCAAGAGCCGCCTGCAGGAGATCACGCAGCGAGAGATGCGATGCGCACCGGAGTACAGGCTTGAGGACGAGCAGGGGCCTGCCCACAGCCCCACGTTCACGTCGGTCGTGCTCGTCGAGGGCAGGCGCGTCGGCAGGGGCGTGGGCTCCTCCAAGAAGGAGGCCGAGAGCGTGGCCGCGGCCGACGCCATCGCGCGCCTTGCCGAGGAGGGCGTCAATTGTTCCTGA
- the smc gene encoding chromosome segregation protein SMC, translated as MFLKSLTLKGFKSFADRTHMVFDPGLTVVVGPNGSGKSNVSDAILWVLGEQSAKMLRGQAMEDVVFSGSSARKPVGVAEVTLVLDNADHTLPVDFAEVGITRRMYRSGESEYLINGAPARLMDIQDILHDSGLGKDTHSIISQGKLDSILSSRPEERRALIEEAAGISKHRRRKERSQRKLADMDKNLVRARDVARELNRQLRPLERQVDRAKRYNELDSRLSELTCQLAVDDVRRLQQQWGELQGRSNEAAAAVELAQFRVDEKTRELEKLQSMLEQKGLFVGDLGEQRRRCADILGRLESDMRLLEEKGRNMVDRLSETRLTLSQVERQRSEAQSEREDVSSRLCETRAAADSLAKDVSRLEPAAKAATAARREAGSEQARLTSEQRDCQHALDRATLDHAKLTDEISNAEVEDQMFASRIEQIDETLETTRAALESRTRRLEELEGDLAEAKGGAEKAQAAIGERKASHDEAARAAADARRELESARGKLEQAKATLRALRDVDAQLGAGRDSLESRVLSADELSSLVRCRLADVVSAPAELDSLVERLLGETLGAPVVGSGDDVARIMDAARGMSGASGSLTVLNLSEHAPEPVEACGERLVDLLSVSDDARGLVERLLGDIRIVDSPEQAVSAHAKDPSLTYVTLDGVMSLPDGRTQAGASAGAAAGTLERKRRIAELVEQVPALEGGVAELEQRVTQTTALVDAAAEELAQAREAASEASGAVSRLRGERDSVNSELGRLESQVSHAENELAQVKSRREAAAERAKSARPRLEELKKSIDEGKERLSELGRLVQEAGERRREASRAEDDAAKKAADARLSLATSRERLRHLDERDRELARRIDELAERARAAEEGTRSLEVLRLRIDPLHERYEAIHACALTWAERLRDRASLAEADSDSLKKTIVDARQQVADVTAELERAKSEQGSLKVESGKLEVRVEQAIAAITADGRHVLEEALQMPEPEDREACEREVASLRRQIDGLGPVNQVAMDEYTKLKERADYIAAQLADLESARSALQKITSAIDRKMRRQFLQTFEAVNANFVEIFGMLFPGGKAHLEMTDPDHPAETGIEVVAQPRGKRIAKMTLMSGGEKSLTALALLFAVYRTRTVPFYVFDEVEAALDDSNLDKLLDAIEQLKETTQLIVISHQRRTMEQADVLYGVSMQADGVSHVVSQRLDRATGKVVDA; from the coding sequence TTGTTCCTGAAGTCGCTCACGCTGAAGGGCTTCAAGTCCTTCGCCGATCGCACGCACATGGTCTTCGACCCGGGCCTCACGGTCGTGGTGGGCCCCAACGGCTCGGGCAAGTCCAACGTGAGCGACGCCATCCTATGGGTGCTGGGCGAGCAGAGCGCCAAGATGCTGCGCGGCCAGGCCATGGAGGACGTCGTGTTCTCGGGCTCCTCGGCGCGCAAGCCCGTCGGTGTGGCCGAGGTCACGCTCGTGCTCGACAACGCGGACCACACGCTGCCCGTCGACTTCGCCGAGGTCGGCATCACGAGGCGCATGTATCGCTCCGGCGAGTCTGAGTACCTCATCAACGGGGCGCCCGCCCGCCTCATGGACATCCAGGACATCCTGCATGACTCGGGCCTGGGCAAGGACACGCACTCCATCATCTCCCAGGGCAAGCTCGACTCCATCCTGAGCAGCCGCCCGGAGGAGCGCCGTGCCCTCATCGAGGAGGCTGCCGGCATCTCCAAGCACCGTCGCCGCAAGGAGCGCTCGCAGCGCAAGCTCGCCGACATGGACAAGAACCTCGTGCGCGCCCGTGACGTGGCGCGCGAGCTCAACCGCCAGCTGCGCCCGCTCGAACGGCAGGTCGATCGAGCCAAGCGCTACAACGAGCTCGACTCCCGCCTATCCGAGCTCACCTGCCAGCTTGCCGTGGATGACGTCCGCCGCCTGCAGCAGCAGTGGGGCGAGCTGCAGGGCAGGAGCAACGAGGCCGCGGCGGCCGTCGAGCTCGCGCAGTTCCGCGTTGACGAGAAGACCCGCGAGCTCGAGAAGCTCCAGAGCATGCTCGAGCAGAAGGGCCTGTTCGTGGGAGACCTCGGCGAGCAGCGCCGCCGCTGCGCAGACATCCTGGGCCGCCTCGAGAGCGACATGCGCCTGCTCGAGGAGAAGGGCCGCAACATGGTGGACCGGCTCTCCGAGACGCGTCTGACGCTCTCCCAGGTGGAGCGCCAGCGCTCGGAGGCCCAGTCGGAGCGCGAGGACGTCTCCTCGCGCCTGTGCGAGACTCGCGCGGCCGCTGACAGCCTCGCCAAGGACGTCTCACGACTCGAGCCCGCGGCGAAGGCCGCCACGGCGGCGCGCCGCGAGGCGGGTTCGGAGCAGGCACGCCTCACGAGCGAGCAGCGCGACTGCCAGCATGCGCTCGACCGCGCCACGCTCGACCACGCCAAGCTTACCGACGAGATCTCGAACGCCGAGGTCGAGGACCAGATGTTCGCGAGCCGCATCGAGCAGATCGACGAGACGCTCGAGACGACCCGTGCCGCGCTCGAGAGCAGGACACGCCGGCTCGAGGAGCTCGAGGGCGATCTTGCCGAGGCAAAGGGCGGCGCCGAGAAGGCACAGGCTGCCATCGGCGAGCGCAAGGCGAGCCATGACGAGGCCGCGAGGGCCGCGGCGGACGCGCGCCGCGAGCTCGAGTCGGCACGAGGCAAGCTCGAGCAGGCCAAGGCCACGCTGCGAGCGCTACGTGACGTTGACGCCCAGCTCGGGGCCGGCAGGGACTCGCTCGAGAGCCGCGTCCTTTCCGCGGACGAGCTCTCCTCGCTCGTGCGCTGCCGCCTCGCAGACGTCGTGAGCGCCCCCGCCGAGCTCGACTCGCTCGTCGAGCGCCTGCTTGGCGAGACGCTCGGGGCGCCCGTCGTGGGCTCTGGGGATGACGTCGCCCGCATCATGGACGCGGCGCGCGGCATGAGCGGCGCGAGCGGATCTCTCACGGTGCTCAATCTCTCCGAGCACGCGCCCGAGCCCGTCGAGGCCTGCGGCGAGCGGCTCGTCGACCTCCTGAGCGTGAGTGACGATGCCAGGGGTCTCGTCGAGCGTCTGCTTGGCGACATCCGCATCGTCGACTCGCCCGAGCAGGCCGTCTCAGCCCACGCCAAAGACCCCTCGCTCACCTACGTGACGCTCGACGGCGTCATGTCGCTTCCCGACGGCCGCACGCAAGCGGGGGCATCTGCCGGTGCCGCGGCGGGAACGCTCGAGCGCAAGCGTCGCATCGCCGAGCTCGTCGAGCAGGTCCCCGCACTCGAGGGCGGCGTTGCCGAGCTTGAGCAGCGTGTGACGCAAACGACAGCTCTCGTCGATGCGGCGGCCGAGGAGCTCGCCCAGGCGCGCGAGGCCGCGAGCGAGGCCTCCGGAGCCGTCTCGAGGCTCAGGGGCGAGCGCGACTCCGTCAACTCAGAGCTCGGGCGCCTGGAGTCTCAGGTGAGCCATGCCGAGAACGAGCTTGCCCAGGTGAAGTCTCGTCGCGAGGCAGCGGCGGAGCGCGCCAAGTCTGCCCGTCCGCGCCTGGAGGAGCTCAAGAAGAGCATCGACGAGGGCAAGGAGCGTCTCTCCGAGCTTGGGCGACTCGTCCAGGAGGCAGGCGAGCGCCGCCGCGAGGCGTCCCGTGCCGAGGACGATGCCGCCAAGAAGGCCGCAGACGCTCGCCTCTCGCTGGCGACGTCGCGCGAGCGCCTCCGACACCTTGACGAGCGCGACCGCGAGCTCGCGCGCCGCATCGACGAGCTCGCCGAGCGCGCCCGTGCCGCGGAGGAGGGCACGCGCTCGCTCGAGGTGCTTCGCCTGCGCATCGACCCGCTCCACGAGCGCTACGAGGCGATCCATGCCTGTGCGCTCACGTGGGCCGAGCGCCTGCGCGACCGCGCGAGCCTGGCCGAGGCAGACTCGGACTCCCTCAAGAAGACGATCGTCGACGCCCGCCAGCAGGTGGCCGACGTCACCGCCGAGCTCGAGCGGGCCAAGTCCGAGCAGGGTAGCCTCAAGGTCGAGTCCGGAAAGCTCGAGGTGCGCGTGGAGCAGGCGATTGCCGCCATCACCGCGGACGGTCGCCATGTGCTCGAGGAGGCCCTCCAGATGCCCGAGCCCGAGGACCGCGAGGCCTGTGAGCGCGAGGTTGCGTCGCTTCGCCGTCAGATTGACGGGCTCGGCCCCGTGAACCAGGTGGCCATGGACGAGTACACGAAGCTCAAGGAGCGTGCGGACTACATCGCCGCCCAGCTCGCGGACCTCGAGAGCGCGCGCTCGGCCCTCCAGAAGATCACGAGCGCCATCGACCGTAAGATGCGTCGTCAGTTCCTCCAGACGTTCGAGGCCGTCAACGCCAACTTCGTCGAGATCTTCGGCATGCTCTTCCCCGGCGGCAAGGCGCACCTCGAGATGACCGATCCCGACCACCCCGCCGAGACGGGCATCGAGGTCGTGGCGCAGCCGAGGGGCAAGCGCATCGCCAAGATGACGCTCATGAGCGGCGGCGAGAAGTCCCTCACGGCGCTTGCCCTGCTGTTTGCCGTCTACCGCACGCGCACCGTGCCCTTCTACGTGTTCGACGAGGTCGAGGCCGCCCTGGACGACTCGAACCTCGATAAGCTGCTCGACGCCATCGAGCAGCTCAAGGAGACCACGCAGCTCATCGTGATCTCCCACCAGCGCCGCACCATGGAGCAGGCGGACGTCCTGTACGGCGTCTCCATGCAGGCAGACGGCGTGAGCCATGTTGTATCCCAGCGGCTTGACCGCGCGACAGGAAAGGTGGTCGATGCCTGA
- a CDS encoding ABC transporter ATP-binding protein produces the protein MANENSAAPRQRQRGPMGRMGGRSTEKAKDFKGTMLQLLGYIGQHKVAVFFGIAFAVCSVIFNIVGPKVLGQVTTKLYEGLVAKVSGTGSVDFGWIGKTLLFLLGLYLASSACNLIQGWLMTGVTQKICYRMRKEIAKKISVVPMSYFNGHSKGDVLSRITNDVDTLGQSLNQSITQLITSITQIVGVLVMMLSISLPLTGVTVLTLPAAALIMIVMIHFSQPYFREQQQVLGAVNGIIEEDFAGQNVIQVFDRADAAVQQFDEKNDRLFISGWRSQFLSGLMMPLMSLVGNMGYVGVVVVGAQLALTGNATPGDIQSFIQYVRNFTQPVQQLGNVSNTLQSMAAATERVFEFLAAPEEQQVENPQVPEKRDGLVEFEHVRFGYTPDKTIIHDFSCVAEPGQTVAIVGPTGAGKTTLIKLLQRFYDVDAGSLKVDGVDVRDWDRAELRRQFAMVLQDTWLFNGTIRENIRYGHPDATDAEVEAAARAARCDHFIHTLAGGYDFVINEEGTNLSQGQRQLVTIARAFLADRPALILDEATSNVDTRTEELIQRAMDALMQGRTSFVIAHRLSTIRNADVILVLRDGDIVERGTHAELLAAGGFYAELYNSQFAED, from the coding sequence ATGGCTAACGAGAACTCCGCCGCCCCCAGGCAGCGCCAGCGCGGGCCCATGGGCCGCATGGGCGGCCGCTCCACCGAGAAGGCCAAGGACTTCAAGGGCACGATGCTGCAGCTGCTTGGCTACATCGGCCAGCACAAGGTCGCCGTCTTCTTCGGCATCGCGTTTGCCGTGTGCTCCGTCATCTTCAACATCGTGGGCCCCAAGGTTCTCGGCCAGGTCACGACGAAGCTCTACGAGGGACTCGTCGCCAAGGTGAGCGGCACCGGCTCGGTCGACTTCGGCTGGATCGGCAAGACGCTTTTGTTCCTGCTCGGACTGTACCTCGCGAGCTCCGCGTGCAACCTCATCCAGGGCTGGCTCATGACGGGCGTCACGCAGAAGATCTGCTACCGCATGCGCAAGGAGATTGCCAAGAAGATCTCGGTCGTCCCCATGAGCTACTTCAACGGTCACAGCAAGGGAGACGTGCTCTCCCGCATCACGAACGACGTCGACACGCTCGGACAGAGCCTCAACCAGTCCATCACGCAGCTCATCACCTCGATCACCCAGATCGTGGGCGTGCTCGTCATGATGCTGTCCATCAGCCTGCCGCTCACGGGCGTCACCGTGCTCACGCTGCCGGCGGCCGCCCTCATCATGATCGTGATGATCCACTTCTCGCAGCCTTACTTCCGCGAGCAGCAGCAGGTCCTCGGCGCCGTGAACGGCATCATCGAGGAGGACTTCGCCGGCCAGAACGTCATCCAGGTCTTCGACCGCGCCGACGCCGCCGTGCAGCAGTTCGACGAGAAGAACGACCGCCTGTTCATCTCCGGCTGGCGCTCGCAGTTCCTCTCCGGCCTCATGATGCCGCTCATGAGCCTCGTGGGTAACATGGGCTACGTGGGCGTGGTCGTCGTGGGCGCCCAGCTTGCCCTCACCGGAAACGCCACTCCCGGTGACATCCAGTCCTTCATCCAGTACGTCCGCAACTTCACCCAGCCGGTGCAGCAGCTCGGCAACGTGAGCAACACGCTGCAGTCCATGGCCGCGGCCACCGAGCGCGTCTTCGAGTTCCTCGCCGCCCCGGAGGAGCAGCAGGTCGAGAACCCCCAGGTGCCCGAGAAGCGCGATGGCCTCGTCGAGTTCGAGCACGTGCGCTTTGGCTACACGCCGGACAAGACGATCATCCATGACTTCTCCTGCGTGGCCGAGCCCGGCCAGACCGTGGCCATCGTGGGTCCCACGGGCGCCGGCAAGACGACGCTCATCAAGCTGCTCCAGCGCTTCTATGACGTGGACGCGGGCTCGCTCAAGGTCGACGGCGTCGACGTCCGCGATTGGGACCGCGCCGAGCTGCGCCGCCAGTTCGCGATGGTGCTGCAGGACACGTGGCTGTTCAACGGCACGATCCGCGAGAACATCCGCTACGGCCATCCCGACGCCACGGACGCCGAGGTCGAGGCTGCCGCTCGCGCCGCGCGCTGCGACCACTTCATCCACACGCTCGCCGGCGGCTATGACTTCGTCATCAACGAGGAGGGCACGAACCTCTCCCAGGGCCAGCGCCAGCTCGTGACGATCGCCCGCGCGTTTCTCGCGGACCGTCCCGCACTCATCCTCGACGAGGCTACCTCGAACGTCGACACGCGTACCGAGGAGCTCATCCAGAGGGCCATGGACGCGCTCATGCAGGGGCGCACGAGCTTCGTCATCGCGCACCGCCTGTCCACGATCCGCAACGCCGACGTCATCCTCGTGCTGAGGGACGGCGACATCGTCGAGCGCGGCACGCACGCCGAGCTGCTTGCGGCCGGCGGCTTCTACGCCGAGCTGTACAACTCCCAGTTCGCCGAGGACTAG
- the ftsY gene encoding signal recognition particle-docking protein FtsY, with amino-acid sequence MGLADRLRKGLEKSREALNQIFYMGGEVDEQFWEDLEDTLVMGDIGPEVAMKVVDDLRELSARQALRTADQMREALAKRLAEAFPAADRDPFDDTPSCVIFVGINGAGKTTTVGKLAGAAREGGTSVLIGGADTFRAAAIEQLKVWGDRSGVEVVTRERGADPASVCYDVIESAEKQGSELVLLDTAGRLHTSPELMRELAKVVSVTRKRAQMPVTVVLVVDATTGQNGLNQAKEFNEALDLDGLIVTKLDGTSKGGIAVSIASRLELPIYRIGVGESMEDLQRFDALDFCRALVGESL; translated from the coding sequence ATGGGGCTTGCTGACCGCTTGAGGAAGGGCCTCGAGAAGTCGAGGGAGGCCCTCAACCAGATCTTCTACATGGGCGGCGAGGTCGACGAGCAGTTCTGGGAGGACCTCGAGGACACGCTCGTCATGGGTGACATCGGTCCCGAGGTTGCCATGAAGGTCGTCGACGACCTGCGCGAGCTGTCCGCCAGACAGGCGCTGCGCACGGCAGACCAGATGCGCGAGGCCCTGGCCAAGCGTCTGGCCGAGGCCTTCCCCGCAGCGGACCGCGACCCGTTCGACGACACGCCGAGCTGCGTCATCTTCGTGGGCATCAACGGTGCCGGCAAGACCACGACCGTCGGCAAGCTCGCGGGGGCTGCCAGGGAGGGCGGCACGTCGGTTCTCATCGGCGGCGCCGACACGTTCCGTGCCGCGGCCATCGAGCAGCTCAAGGTCTGGGGCGATCGCTCCGGCGTGGAGGTCGTCACGCGCGAGCGTGGCGCGGACCCGGCAAGCGTGTGCTATGACGTCATCGAGAGCGCCGAGAAGCAGGGCTCTGAGCTCGTGCTGCTCGACACCGCCGGACGCCTGCACACGAGCCCCGAGCTCATGCGCGAGCTCGCCAAGGTCGTCTCGGTGACGCGCAAGCGCGCCCAGATGCCCGTGACGGTCGTGCTCGTCGTGGACGCCACGACCGGCCAGAACGGCCTTAACCAGGCCAAGGAGTTCAACGAGGCGCTCGACCTCGACGGCCTCATCGTCACGAAGCTCGACGGCACGTCGAAGGGCGGCATTGCGGTGTCCATTGCGAGCCGCCTGGAGCTGCCGATCTATCGCATCGGCGTAGGCGAGTCCATGGAGGACCTCCAGCGCTTCGACGCGCTCGACTTCTGCCGCGCCCTCGTGGGCGAGAGCCTGTAG
- a CDS encoding BAR domain-containing protein, which produces MQPGEEVNALCDELEEILNEGKKPLMGGSGSNPKIVDADAIYDLLDEIRNVFPEEFNAARRVMKEEEEILAHAHQTADTIVADAQQQAMILAGDQEVVRLANQQAEEIRDQASQYERDLRYHINDYAEGVLTGIEDNLKSVIGQLERSRQALDDGSSSRR; this is translated from the coding sequence ATGCAGCCAGGTGAAGAGGTCAACGCCCTGTGCGACGAGCTCGAGGAGATTCTCAACGAGGGCAAGAAGCCCCTCATGGGCGGCTCGGGCAGTAACCCCAAGATCGTTGACGCCGACGCCATCTACGACCTCCTCGACGAGATTCGCAACGTCTTCCCCGAGGAGTTCAACGCCGCGCGCCGCGTCATGAAGGAGGAGGAAGAGATCCTCGCCCACGCTCACCAGACGGCAGACACCATCGTGGCAGACGCCCAGCAGCAGGCCATGATCCTCGCTGGCGACCAGGAGGTCGTCCGCCTCGCCAACCAGCAGGCCGAGGAGATCCGCGACCAGGCCTCCCAGTACGAGCGAGACCTGCGCTATCACATCAACGACTACGCCGAGGGCGTGCTCACGGGCATCGAGGACAACCTCAAGAGCGTCATCGGCCAGCTCGAGCGCAGCCGCCAGGCCCTTGACGACGGCTCCTCGTCTCGTAGGTAG